A genome region from Trachemys scripta elegans isolate TJP31775 chromosome 2, CAS_Tse_1.0, whole genome shotgun sequence includes the following:
- the CHCHD7 gene encoding coiled-coil-helix-coiled-coil-helix domain-containing protein 7 → MSRNVQRLRDHDTNPCLAETDASRQCLDDNNYRKDMCASYFLKYKNCRKFWHAIMIQRRRDGVKPNMPTADERENILKSIGGTPY, encoded by the exons ATGTCCAGAAATGTGCAGCGACTTAGAGACCACGATACAAATCCATGTCTAGCG GAAACGGATGCCTCTAGACAATGTTTGGATGACAataactacagaaaggatatgtgtgcctcttattttttaaagtacaaaaacTGCAGAAAATTTTGG CATGCCATTATGATACAAAGGAGAAGAGATGGTGTGAAACCAAATATGCCTACAGCAGACGAGAGAGAGAatatattgaagtcaataggaggaACACCATACTGA